The DNA sequence TCTCATCAAGGCCGGAGCTGAATCAGTCAAAATTGAGGGAGGGGAGGAAATGGCGGACACCGTTTTTTATCTTAAAAAAATGGGTGTTCCGGTGATGGGGCATATTGGGCTGAAACCGCAGAGTATTCATACAATGGGAGGGTATAAAATTCAGGGGAAATCCGAAAAAGAAGCTAAGCAAATTTTAAAAGATGCCAAAGTTTTACAACAAGCCGGGGTTTTTTCGCTTCTTTTGGAAGGCATTCCTGCCGCATTGGCCAAAAAAATAACACAAACCGTTCATGTCCCCACCATTGGAATTGGGTCTGGTCCTTTTTGTAGCGGCCAGGTGTTGGTGATTTACGATCTTTTGGGGGCCAACCCGGGATTCAAGCCTCGGTTTGTGAAACAGTATCTTGATTTGCATGCGCTTGTGAACAAGGCATTTAAAAAATACATTCATGAGGTGAAAGAGGGAGAGTTTCCGGCGAAGGAACATTCATTTTTTTTGAAGAAATAATTCTCGTTCCCACGCTTCTGCGTGGGAACGCACGGACCCGACGCTCCAGCGTCAATTCGGGGATGTTCCCACGCTGGAGCATAGGAACAAGAAAAAGGGCGAACACAAGGTTCGCCCGTACACCCATGATCATCATTCGTTCCCCCCAACAAATGCAGAAAATGGCCCTGGGGTTTCGTGCCA is a window from the Deltaproteobacteria bacterium GWA2_45_12 genome containing:
- a CDS encoding 3-methyl-2-oxobutanoate hydroxymethyltransferase, translated to MPAHKTKSEKMTLPKLVEKYRSGEKLTMLTAYDVTLARLVDEAGMDMVLVGDSLGMVIQGHKSTLPVTIEQMVYHTQCVARGIKKAHLMADMPFLSYQVDKKQAVKNAGLLIKAGAESVKIEGGEEMADTVFYLKKMGVPVMGHIGLKPQSIHTMGGYKIQGKSEKEAKQILKDAKVLQQAGVFSLLLEGIPAALAKKITQTVHVPTIGIGSGPFCSGQVLVIYDLLGANPGFKPRFVKQYLDLHALVNKAFKKYIHEVKEGEFPAKEHSFFLKK